Proteins encoded within one genomic window of Aerococcus viridans:
- a CDS encoding universal stress protein, with the protein MSVSEYKKILIPVDGSDASYRAFKEAVSIAKRNDSELILLNVLDDFVRFGNSEASMRLYDDLRVDALSVLESYEAEAKEAGLENVTLEIIKGDARYGIVEFANTAKADLVVVGATGKGAIERAMMGSVSEYVVRNVKSHVLVIK; encoded by the coding sequence ATGTCAGTATCAGAATATAAAAAAATTTTAATTCCAGTAGATGGATCAGATGCTTCATACCGTGCTTTTAAAGAAGCAGTATCTATCGCCAAGCGAAATGATTCTGAGTTGATCCTGTTGAATGTGTTAGATGACTTTGTGCGTTTCGGTAATTCGGAAGCCTCTATGCGATTATATGACGACTTGCGGGTGGATGCCTTAAGCGTCTTAGAATCTTATGAAGCAGAAGCTAAAGAAGCTGGCCTTGAAAATGTAACCCTTGAAATCATCAAAGGCGACGCAAGATACGGTATTGTAGAGTTCGCAAATACAGCCAAAGCGGACCTCGTGGTTGTAGGTGCAACTGGTAAAGGGGCAATTGAACGAGCCATGATGGGTTCCGTATCTGAATATGTAGTACGTAACGTCAAATCACATGTATTAGTCATAAAATAA
- a CDS encoding universal stress protein: MILDNIQRILVPVDDSENSKAAFRDAVEIAMRSNATVDVLSVIADDYVFSDLRVSETDINEMKKRTLETLKKYEDYGKARNFNNIRTFTSFGNPRREVAKIANEGDYQLVVIGATGKGAVTRALVGSVAEYTVRLAKIPVLVVK; encoded by the coding sequence ATGATTCTTGATAACATTCAACGTATATTGGTGCCAGTAGATGACTCGGAGAACAGTAAAGCAGCCTTTCGAGATGCAGTTGAGATTGCCATGCGCTCAAATGCTACTGTAGACGTCCTATCAGTAATTGCCGATGACTATGTGTTTAGTGACTTGCGGGTATCTGAAACAGATATCAACGAGATGAAAAAACGTACCCTAGAAACTCTTAAAAAATATGAAGATTACGGTAAAGCCCGTAATTTCAACAACATTCGCACCTTCACCTCTTTTGGGAACCCAAGACGTGAAGTAGCTAAAATTGCTAATGAAGGTGACTACCAATTAGTTGTAATTGGTGCAACTGGTAAAGGCGCTGTAACACGTGCCCTAGTCGGATCTGTGGCAGAGTACACAGTACGACTAGCTAAAATCCCAGTACTAGTTGTGAAATAA
- a CDS encoding ISL3 family transposase, translating to MSQNDNIRLLLNIKDTNIIFNEENWIQERNIKGINVKVFTGTLTYKPKACPKCGCINDHSIVKDGFMTSRITWLRQSNTPTYLELKKQRFWCHECDGRFIAHTSEVARNCHIAKQVKQSVLVEAADTISNKDLARRHCISDNTSRRIINRFMDDYFRRNRTKLAKHMCFDEIKSTKQADNQMSFIFSNEDTHEVLGILPTRQLYKLREYFRQFSLKERSAVETIVVDMNAPYMTLVREIFPNTKVIIDRFHIIQLISRSLNKTRVQVMNTFNTNRNNGEDKKSIAS from the coding sequence ATGTCTCAGAACGATAATATCAGACTTTTACTAAACATTAAAGATACTAACATCATATTTAACGAAGAAAATTGGATTCAAGAGCGTAATATTAAAGGAATAAATGTAAAAGTTTTTACTGGCACGTTAACCTACAAGCCCAAGGCTTGCCCTAAATGTGGTTGTATAAATGACCATTCTATCGTTAAAGATGGGTTTATGACGTCTAGGATCACGTGGTTACGCCAATCCAATACACCAACCTATCTAGAGCTTAAGAAGCAACGCTTCTGGTGTCATGAATGCGATGGGCGCTTCATTGCTCATACCAGTGAGGTTGCACGTAATTGTCATATCGCTAAACAAGTGAAACAATCTGTTTTAGTTGAGGCTGCAGATACGATTTCAAACAAGGATCTCGCTCGTAGGCACTGTATCTCAGATAATACTAGTAGACGAATTATTAATCGCTTTATGGATGACTATTTTCGTCGCAATCGCACAAAACTAGCGAAACACATGTGCTTCGATGAGATCAAATCTACAAAACAAGCTGACAATCAAATGAGTTTTATTTTTAGTAATGAGGATACTCATGAAGTTCTTGGTATACTGCCCACTCGACAACTATACAAATTAAGAGAATACTTCCGCCAATTTAGTTTAAAAGAGCGCTCTGCTGTTGAAACCATTGTTGTTGATATGAATGCGCCTTATATGACTTTGGTTAGAGAAATATTTCCAAACACCAAAGTAATTATTGATCGTTTTCATATCATTCAATTGATTTCACGTTCTTTAAACAAAACGAGAGTTCAAGTAATGAATACTTTCAATACAAATAGAAATAATGGTGAAGATAAAAAGAGTATCGCAAGCTGA
- a CDS encoding transposase, translated as MNYRKQRLFKGKMVCDMDILDHLLSLDEDLTENYWVYQALLEASKENNIEMFHETITAERHQNISKYMQTSLNTLLKNIAFIANTFHYKTRSNASLEGKNNRIKVIKCVSYGYRNFFNFRNRVMISFILKPCKPASLN; from the coding sequence ATAAATTATAGAAAACAACGTTTATTTAAAGGGAAAATGGTTTGTGATATGGATATTCTTGATCATCTACTTTCTTTAGATGAGGATTTAACGGAAAATTACTGGGTATATCAAGCTTTACTAGAGGCTTCTAAAGAAAATAATATCGAAATGTTTCATGAGACTATTACTGCAGAACGTCACCAAAATATCAGTAAATATATGCAAACCTCACTGAACACATTATTGAAGAATATAGCGTTTATCGCAAACACCTTCCATTACAAGACTAGATCAAACGCTAGTCTAGAAGGAAAAAATAATCGTATCAAAGTTATAAAATGTGTATCCTATGGATATCGTAATTTTTTCAATTTCAGAAATAGGGTGATGATTAGTTTCATTTTAAAACCTTGCAAGCCCGCTTCCCTTAATTAA
- a CDS encoding M42 family metallopeptidase, which produces MKYIKLLEDVSNAYGAPGYEDQVIDVVKANKGDFSLQADAMKNLYMNFTDIDPNKPTIMLDSHMDEVGFMVQAIDENGLLLMQALGGWTAASAQSQLFMVRTNDNESYVPAVATSKPIHFMTAEEKAKPVALTDLKLDVGATSREEVINDFGITVGQPVVPATKFQFNEKNGMMIGKAFDNRLGVAATIAVFNELGLEGVKNLPFNLVGAFATQEEVGLRGAKVTTKRIDPQVAIVFEGTPSDDYAKSATLGQGRVKQGPQLRYRDSTYIASDHLNNLFLKASEEAGITIQQAVRDGGGTNAGSIHTANNGVSVITLGMPTRYAHTHYLISAYQDFQDTVDVTVAFLKGLTAEDLAFTSLQDL; this is translated from the coding sequence ATGAAATATATTAAATTGTTAGAAGACGTGTCGAATGCTTACGGGGCGCCAGGATATGAAGACCAAGTGATCGATGTAGTGAAAGCCAACAAAGGCGATTTTAGCTTACAAGCCGATGCTATGAAAAACCTATATATGAACTTTACTGACATTGACCCCAACAAACCAACGATCATGTTAGACTCCCACATGGATGAAGTCGGGTTTATGGTGCAAGCCATCGACGAAAATGGTTTATTATTGATGCAAGCTCTAGGTGGTTGGACGGCGGCCTCTGCCCAGTCGCAATTATTCATGGTTAGAACCAATGATAATGAAAGCTATGTACCAGCTGTTGCCACAAGTAAACCTATCCATTTCATGACTGCAGAAGAAAAAGCTAAACCAGTAGCCTTAACAGACTTGAAGCTAGATGTGGGTGCTACTTCAAGAGAAGAAGTAATCAACGATTTTGGTATTACAGTCGGCCAACCCGTTGTACCAGCAACCAAATTCCAGTTCAACGAAAAGAATGGCATGATGATTGGTAAAGCCTTTGACAACCGTCTTGGTGTAGCTGCAACCATCGCTGTCTTCAATGAATTAGGACTTGAAGGCGTGAAAAACTTACCATTCAATCTTGTTGGCGCTTTTGCTACTCAAGAAGAAGTTGGTTTAAGAGGGGCTAAAGTCACAACAAAACGTATTGATCCACAAGTGGCCATCGTTTTTGAGGGAACGCCTTCAGACGATTACGCAAAATCAGCTACACTTGGCCAAGGACGCGTGAAACAAGGACCTCAATTACGGTATCGTGATTCAACTTATATCGCTTCTGACCACTTAAACAATCTATTTTTGAAAGCTAGTGAAGAGGCTGGCATCACAATCCAACAAGCCGTCCGCGATGGTGGTGGTACAAACGCTGGTTCAATCCATACTGCAAATAATGGGGTATCAGTGATTACACTAGGTATGCCAACTCGTTATGCACATACTCATTACCTAATATCTGCCTATCAAGACTTCCAAGATACTGTGGACGTCACCGTAGCCTTCTTAAAAGGCTTAACAGCAGAGGACCTAGCCTTCACATCATTACAGGACTTATAA
- a CDS encoding GNAT family N-acetyltransferase: protein MGYEIKEVTNGFAIFNEAGDKRIAEIEYQPKADNVIVATHTWTDPSLRGQGVAAQLVDHLVADSEAKGRKIKAVCPYVVKKFNENPAKYDHINADK, encoded by the coding sequence ATGGGATACGAAATTAAAGAAGTCACCAATGGATTTGCCATTTTTAACGAAGCAGGCGACAAACGTATTGCTGAAATCGAGTATCAACCAAAGGCAGACAATGTCATCGTCGCAACACACACATGGACGGATCCAAGTTTACGCGGACAAGGTGTTGCTGCGCAACTTGTCGACCACCTAGTTGCCGACTCAGAGGCAAAAGGCCGAAAAATTAAAGCCGTATGCCCATATGTCGTGAAGAAATTCAACGAAAACCCAGCGAAATACGACCACATTAATGCAGACAAATAA
- a CDS encoding PH domain-containing protein, translating to MGLFSGLFGNASEADKERVSEALEKVLIPGESIELSYNILRDLVVFTSYRLILMDKQGITGKKRDFMSVPYKSISRFSVETVGNFDVDAEVDIYLSGNDQPTIALQFRGGDVVYDVQRALAAAVLL from the coding sequence ATGGGCTTATTTTCAGGATTATTTGGTAATGCTTCAGAAGCGGATAAGGAGCGAGTTTCCGAGGCCTTGGAGAAGGTACTCATTCCCGGTGAATCAATTGAATTATCTTACAACATCTTGCGAGACTTAGTCGTATTTACATCATATCGATTAATTTTAATGGATAAACAAGGGATTACCGGTAAGAAACGAGACTTCATGAGTGTACCTTACAAGTCAATTTCACGCTTTTCAGTAGAAACTGTGGGGAATTTTGATGTGGATGCTGAAGTAGATATTTACTTATCTGGTAACGACCAACCAACGATCGCCCTACAATTTAGAGGTGGTGACGTGGTATATGATGTACAGCGCGCCCTAGCAGCAGCCGTATTACTGTAA
- a CDS encoding coenzyme F420-0:L-glutamate ligase, translated as MSRAVGTVVRGLRAPIIKENDDLAGIVVDTVLNAAKEEGYEVRDHDIVTVTESILARAQGNFAELDAVVKDIQRQTKSETIGILNPILSRNRFYAILKGIAMSAKKIVIQLSYPSDEVGNRLISRDELEASGLNPYTDVLTEAEFRNHFPNLAHEFTGEDYVALYKKCVEETGAECEIIFANHPQTILDYADTVVIADIHDRKYTRRTLEKHGAKEIIGLDQILNQSIDGSGYNEDFGLLGANLSGNNSLKLFPRDAQAFVEDVQKRLLEATGKAVEVMVYGDGAFQDPVGHIWELADPVVSPGFTKGLSGTPDEIKIKYVADNQFGDLSGEALTEAMRAYIKDHDKIDEAGHNTSLGTTPRNITDLVGSLSDLTSGSGDKGTPFIYIQGYFDKYSD; from the coding sequence ATGTCTAGAGCTGTAGGTACTGTTGTAAGAGGGTTACGTGCCCCAATTATTAAAGAGAACGATGACCTAGCTGGTATCGTTGTAGATACTGTCTTAAACGCTGCTAAAGAAGAAGGTTATGAAGTTCGTGACCACGATATCGTAACAGTTACAGAGTCAATTCTAGCTCGTGCACAAGGAAACTTTGCTGAGTTAGATGCTGTTGTAAAAGATATCCAACGTCAAACAAAGAGCGAAACGATTGGTATCCTTAACCCAATCCTTAGCCGTAACCGTTTCTACGCCATCTTAAAAGGTATCGCTATGTCAGCGAAAAAAATCGTGATTCAATTAAGCTACCCTTCTGATGAGGTGGGTAATCGTTTAATTTCACGCGATGAATTAGAAGCATCTGGTTTAAACCCATACACTGACGTTTTAACAGAAGCTGAATTCCGTAACCACTTCCCAAACTTAGCACATGAGTTTACAGGTGAAGACTACGTTGCTTTATATAAAAAATGCGTGGAAGAAACTGGTGCAGAATGTGAAATTATTTTCGCTAACCACCCACAAACCATTTTAGACTACGCAGATACAGTTGTAATCGCTGATATCCACGACCGTAAATACACACGCCGTACTTTAGAAAAACATGGCGCTAAAGAAATCATTGGTTTAGACCAAATCTTAAACCAATCAATCGATGGTTCTGGTTACAACGAAGACTTCGGTTTATTAGGCGCTAACCTTTCTGGTAACAACAGCTTGAAACTATTCCCTCGTGATGCACAAGCATTCGTTGAAGACGTTCAAAAACGTTTATTAGAAGCAACTGGTAAAGCTGTTGAAGTAATGGTTTACGGTGACGGTGCTTTCCAAGATCCAGTTGGCCACATCTGGGAGTTAGCTGACCCTGTTGTATCACCTGGTTTCACTAAAGGTTTATCTGGCACACCAGACGAAATCAAAATCAAATACGTTGCGGACAATCAGTTCGGTGACTTATCTGGTGAAGCATTAACAGAAGCGATGCGTGCTTACATCAAAGACCATGACAAAATCGATGAAGCTGGACACAACACATCATTAGGTACAACACCGCGTAACATCACTGACTTAGTTGGGTCATTATCTGACTTAACTTCAGGTTCAGGAGACAAGGGTACGCCGTTTATCTATATCCAAGGCTACTTCGACAAATATTCTGACTAA
- the pcp gene encoding pyroglutamyl-peptidase I, producing MKILVTGFDPFGDDTINPAIEAVKRLTEEIKGAEIIKLEIPTVFNKSAEVEKRAIEEHQPDYILNIGQAGGRFALTPERVAINEDDARIPDNEGQQPIDEPIKEDGQPAYFSQLPIKAMVTYMKDASVPAEVSNTAGTFVCNHIMYHSLYLTNKEYPNIKAGFMHIPFLPEQVTNRPNTPSMALEDIVRGIEAAIAAIVDFDGKEDMKIVGGKTH from the coding sequence ATGAAAATTTTGGTAACAGGATTCGATCCATTTGGTGATGATACGATTAACCCAGCGATTGAGGCAGTGAAACGTTTGACGGAAGAAATCAAGGGTGCGGAAATTATCAAATTAGAAATTCCAACTGTTTTTAATAAAAGTGCAGAAGTAGAAAAAAGAGCAATTGAAGAGCACCAACCTGACTATATTTTGAATATCGGTCAAGCGGGCGGACGATTTGCCTTAACACCTGAACGGGTAGCCATCAATGAAGATGATGCACGTATTCCAGATAACGAAGGGCAACAACCAATTGACGAACCTATCAAAGAAGACGGGCAACCAGCTTACTTTAGCCAGTTGCCAATTAAGGCAATGGTTACTTACATGAAAGACGCTAGCGTGCCAGCGGAAGTGTCTAATACGGCAGGTACTTTTGTTTGCAACCATATTATGTACCATTCGCTATACTTAACCAATAAAGAGTATCCTAACATCAAAGCTGGTTTCATGCACATTCCATTCCTACCAGAACAAGTCACAAACCGTCCAAACACGCCATCTATGGCCTTGGAAGACATCGTTCGCGGAATCGAAGCAGCCATCGCAGCCATTGTGGACTTTGACGGCAAAGAAGACATGAAAATCGTCGGCGGCAAAACACATTAA
- a CDS encoding 5-oxoproline transporter, DUF979 family subunit, with protein sequence MAIFRAPFQQVLHESNRNVQQVGSTAILPQLLAALGVIFVNAGVGEIVTSIFGNLVPEGNQFLGATMYVIAMVVFTMIMGNAFAAFTVITAGIGIPFVIMQGANPAIAIALIVVHIVLMYTWAF encoded by the coding sequence ATGGCTATTTTCCGTGCACCATTCCAACAAGTTTTACATGAATCTAATCGAAATGTACAACAAGTTGGATCAACTGCTATTTTGCCACAATTATTGGCTGCATTAGGTGTCATCTTCGTTAATGCGGGGGTTGGCGAAATAGTAACATCAATCTTTGGAAACTTAGTACCTGAAGGGAACCAATTTTTAGGTGCAACAATGTACGTTATCGCGATGGTTGTATTTACAATGATTATGGGGAATGCATTTGCTGCTTTTACAGTTATTACAGCGGGTATCGGTATTCCTTTTGTGATTATGCAAGGTGCTAACCCAGCAATTGCTATTGCTTTAATTGTTGTTCACATTGTATTAATGTATACTTGGGCATTCTAG
- a CDS encoding GNAT family N-acetyltransferase — protein sequence MVLIRPIAKEDEPVIAAIIRNVLEESQLDVPGTAYFDLELDYMYDYYNKLVDSAYWVVEDHGHLVGGVGIGLLSESLELPIKGHSELLTEKGEIVAKVGELQKLYLLPEARGKGYSRRLMDTLTAFAVERGYDFLYLETISRLETAIILYEKWGYRFLDEPLLPGDHTLMDTFMIKDLNAK from the coding sequence ATGGTATTGATTAGACCAATTGCAAAAGAAGATGAACCAGTGATTGCGGCTATTATTCGCAATGTGTTAGAGGAAAGCCAGTTGGATGTTCCGGGTACCGCCTATTTTGATCTGGAATTAGACTATATGTATGATTACTACAACAAGCTTGTAGATAGTGCATATTGGGTGGTTGAAGACCATGGCCATCTTGTTGGTGGTGTTGGGATAGGATTGCTTTCTGAATCGCTTGAATTACCTATTAAAGGGCACTCAGAGCTATTAACTGAAAAAGGGGAAATAGTTGCTAAGGTGGGCGAGTTACAGAAGTTATACCTTTTGCCAGAAGCTAGAGGGAAGGGCTATTCTAGACGGTTGATGGATACTCTGACGGCATTTGCGGTAGAACGGGGTTATGATTTCTTGTATTTAGAGACAATCAGTAGGCTTGAGACGGCCATTATCTTGTATGAAAAATGGGGTTATCGATTTTTAGATGAACCTTTGTTGCCGGGTGACCATACCTTAATGGATACTTTTATGATTAAAGATTTAAATGCTAAATAA